A portion of the Bactrocera neohumeralis isolate Rockhampton chromosome 2, APGP_CSIRO_Bneo_wtdbg2-racon-allhic-juicebox.fasta_v2, whole genome shotgun sequence genome contains these proteins:
- the LOC126761977 gene encoding cAMP-dependent protein kinase catalytic subunit 2 has protein sequence MNNHQAAQNKQTVIFNPVVDYELVLSLFLEEFNGRWSNVQPSPETGLEGYEEITILGSGSFGQVALCKDKSTGDYYAAKLMLKEKIVKMKQVTHVHNEKRVLACIKFPFLIWLEFSRKDYDLLYLGLPFVNGGELFTYHRKMRKFNEKHARFYAAQVFLALEYLHFLHLIYRDLKPENVMIDKNGYIKITDFGFVKKVETRTMTLCGTPEYLAPEVIQSRPYGSCVDWWSFGVFIYEMVNGSSPFSPFNRDIMVMYGKICEGEYKMPQGFSSELKDLVENLLQVELSKRFGSLINGNKDIKNHDWFKSIDWFAILNQEMPAPYVPQIGHAEDLSNFDKYPEFKRGPKSKTCRYCEAFAEF, from the exons ATGAACAACCACCAAGCGGCTCAGAATAAACAAACGGTAATTTTTAATCCGGTCGTTGACTACGAACTAGTGCTGTCGCTATTTCTGGAAGAATTCAACGGGCGTTGGAGCAATGTGCAACCCTCACCGGAGACCGGACTCGAGGGCTATGAAGAAATAACCATACTCGGCTCGGGCTCATTCGGCCAGGTG GCATTGTGCAAGGATAAGTCGACCGGCGATTACTATGCAGCGAAACTTATGCTGAAAGAGAAGATCGTGAAGATGAAGCAGGTGACACATGTGCATAATGAGAAACGGGTGCTGGCCTGCATCAAATTTCCCTTCCTCATTTGGCTGGAGTTCTCACGCAAGGACTACGATCTGCTCTACTTGGGACTGCCATTCGTCAATGGCGGCGAATTGTTCACGTATCATCGCAA AATGCGCAAGTTCAATGAAAAGCACGCCCGCTTTTACGCCGCTCAAGTGTTTCTCGCCCTGGAGTATTTGCATTTCCTGCACCTCATCTACCGTGACCTGAAGCCCGAGAACGTAATGATTGATAAGAATGGTTACATCAAAATAACGGACTTCGGATTTGTTAAG AAAGTCGAGACGCGCACTATGACGCTGTGCGGCACGCCCGAGTACCTTGCGCCCGAGGTCATTCAGTCGCGACCGTATGGCTCGTGCGTGGACTGGTGGTCCTTTGGTGTGTTCATTTACGAAATGGTCAATGGTTCGTCACCCTTCTCGCCCTTCAATCGCGACATAATGGTTATGTATGGCAAGATTTGTGAAGGCGAGTACAAAATGCCGCAGGGCTTCAGCTCCGAACTGAAAGACttggttgaaaatttgctgCAAGTCGAATTGTCGAAGAG atTTGGCAGCTTAATCAATGGCAATAAAGACATTAAGAACCACGATTGGTTCAAGTCCATCGATTGGTTTGCGATACTCAACCAGGAAATGCCGGCTCCCTACGTGCCACAGATTGGTCATGCCGAAGACTTGTCCAATTTTGATAAGTATCCGGAGTTTAAGCGTGGACCGAAGTCGAAAACTTGTCGTTATTGCGAGGCTTTTGctgaattttaa